In Deinococcus seoulensis, the sequence CGAGGTCTTGACCATCACCCGCCATCATCCCGCACACCCCAGTGGGGTGTGCACACGAAGTACCTCGCTCCTTCACGCCTCGTCTTGCATCACTCACCCCACCTTTTTTCGGGTGTGAGTTCATGACAAATCAAGACACCCCCGTGCCCATAGCACTGCGGAACCACCCCACTCCATGCCGAACTGGGTCGTGAAACGCAGTCGCGCCAATGATACTCGGACCGCAGGGTCCCGGAAAAGTCGGTCAGCGCGGGGGTTTTTCTTTTCCTTTCCATCAGCCCACCTGTTCAAGGTGGGCTGATTTTTTTTAGTCGTTTTCGATCACCACTTCGAATTCGACGGTCGTGACGGTCGTGGGTGCCACCGTTCCGCTGAACGTGACGGCGCCTGGCGTGTGCTTCACGGCGCCCGTAACGCTCCGGATCGTCAGGTAGCGTGTCGCTTCCGTCACTTCGTACTCAACGTGGCGCGTTCCGGCGTTGCGGATCTGGTACACCACCCAGTATCTCTGAAGGTCTTCCTGCATGTCGGTCACGCGGCCCTGGGTGGTCTGTGCGTGTTCTGTGCTGCTGAGCTGGGTGACTTCCCGGCGGTACGTGACGTTCGGGTCCTGCCCGAGTGTGAGTGAGACTTCCTGGCCCGCTGCTGTCTCCTGGATGGCCTGCTGTCCGACCAGGTAGCCCTGATCGCGCAGTGTGACGGTCGCGGCGAGCAGGGGCCGGGGCGTGACGAGGCGGTAGTGCCGCTGGAAGGCGCCGCCGCTGTCTCCCGTGAAGTCCATGTGGCGGTACAGGGTGTTCGTCAGGCGGGTCTGCGTGAGGGGCACGTCATCGAACGGCACGGTGACGTCCGCCGCGCGTTCCAGCCGTGGCGGATTCCTGAGCTGGTAGCGGTAGAGTCCCGCCACTTCCGGCGTGCTGTCGGAGTCGTCCTGCCAGGACGGCGTGACCCGTCGGGGCTCATTCCGTGCCATGTGGCTCAGGAACGTGGGCAGGTTGTACTCGCGCCTGCGTCTCACTTCACCGGCGACGAGTGTCACGGCCTCCGGTTCGAGCGGCAGGTCCCCGCGGTTGTGCAGGGTCGCGTCTGCCCGCAGCACGCCGCCTCCCTGCGCGTCAATGTCGAGCCTGTAATGCGCGGACCACGTCAGCGATCCGGTCTGGTACGTCAGGACGCCCTGACCGGCGGCCGGGAGTGCAAACGTGAGGGTGACCACTCCACGCTGGCCCTGCGGTGGCGGCGCCTCGGGCAGCAGCAGGTTCTCCTGCCGCGCATGAAAGTACGCGCCGGCTGCGTTCTGCACGACCAGATCTTCCGCGCGGATCAGGGTGACGTCCTCGGCGCCGCTGTCCGTTCGCAGTCCGATCTGCCGCCCCTCGAACGACGTGAGCCAGCTTTCACGCGCCATCACTGTCTTGCTGGTGTAGGGCAGGCCGATCAGGGTGATGGATCTGGTGTCGATGGCCTCCCAGGTGGTGGCCGGGAAGTGCAGCGTCAGGTGATCGGCCTCACTCTGGACGAGCGTGCGGATCTCGCTGAATTCCTGGTAGATGCGGAGCTCGACGGCAGGCGGGACTGGTTCGGTCATGGGTGGACTCCAGTGTGGGGCAGGGGGTGCGTTCAGGAACCGGTCGCGGGCAGGGTGGTGGCGTCGTGGACCCTTCACCGGGCGTTCGTATGACACTCCACGCCGTACAGGTTCGCAGAAACACGCTGTCCGTGCAGGGGCATGTGACGTCGTTTCCGGGACTGGATGTCCTGGTCTGCGCGTCCGGGGAGTGCGGCCAGACGGCGTGCCCTGCCGGTGAGCGGTGGTGTGGACGCCCGGTTCAGGTGGGTGTGTGCGCGGCGAGCGGGAGGGCGCGGTCGGCAATCTCCTCCCACTCGACGGCGGTCTGGCGGCCCGCGTCGAACTCGGCGGTCAGGGATTCGTGCAGGGCGCGCAGGCCCGCGTGGTCCTTGCCCAGTTCGGTGCCGGTGTGCTGGCGGATCAGGAAGATCAGGCCCGCCACGCCGCTGTCCTTCGTCAGGGACAGGTCGAGGGGGCGACCCAGCAGGGCGGGCACGTTGAACGGCGCGTACATCGGCCAGAACTTGTTCAGTCCGTCCGCGTGGATGCCGGCGCGGGTGCGGTGCGCGTCCCGCCCGAACAGCGGGTACTTGGCGGGCACGCCCTGCCCCAGCGTCTCGTACAGGTCGTTCAGGTCGTTCAGCACCGTGAAGTCCGCGTCGCCCGTCAGGCCCAGGCCACTCAGGTGCAGCAGGACGCCCTCCAGTGGGGCGTTCCCAGTGCGTTCGCCCTTGCCGAGGAGCGTGCCGTTGATCGCGGCGCACCCGGCCAGGACCGCCGCGAGGCTGTTCGCCACGACCAGATGCGTGTCGTTGTGCGGGTGGAACTCCAGGGACTGAGCACTCAGCCCGGCGGCGCGTAGTTCGCGGATCATGCGCGGCACGCTGCGCGGCCACGCCGCTCCCTCCAGCGGGAGGCCGACACCCATCGTGTCGCACACCCGGAACTTCGGCGCCTGCGAGTCGGGGAACGGCGCGGCGAGGGCCTGCACGGCCTCCACGAACGGGAGGATGAACTCGCGGGGCGCGCGGGTGGCGTCCTCCAGGTGCAGCCTCGGGCGCAGGCCCGCGTCCAGCACCGCCTGCACGGCGTCCAGGTAGGTGCGGGCCGCCTGCACGCGGCCGCCCGGCGTGAACTTGTGGAAGGTGTGGTAATCGCTGGCACTGGCGAGCATGCCGGTCTCGCGCACGCCCAGCCCGGCGACCAGCTCGGCGTCCCGGCGAGTGGCGCGGATCCAGGTGGTCGGCTCGACCGGGTGCCCGCCGCGCCAGCGTTCCAGGGCGCCCTCCAGCATGGCGCGGTCGGCGGGGCGATACACGAAGAACTCCGCCTGCCGCAGCGCGCCACTGTTCCCCGTGAAGCGGCCCATCAGGTCGTAGATCCGCAGGCCATCTGCGGTGGTCAGGGGTAGGCCGCCCTGCTGCCCGTCGCGGTGCGTGGTCTCGGTCGTCCACGCCTGCGCGGGCAGCGAGGCGGGCCGCTCGCCGTCCTCCCAGACCACCTGCGGGAACGCCTCCGCCGGGAACGCGGTGGGGAAGAGGTCGGGTGTCGGCACGTCACGCACAGCGGGGGAGTCCTGGGTCATGGCTGCACGCTAGTCCTGCATCGTCAATGTCGTCAATCTTGATTCTGGAATCAATGTTAGGCTGAATGGAATGACGGCTTCCCTGACGACCGCGCAGGCCTGCGAGCAGCTGGGCGTGAAACCCGCCACGCTGTACGCCTACGTCTCACGCGGCCTGATCCGCAGCGTTCCCGGCCCGTCCGGCACCCGGCAGCGCCGCTACGACGCGGGCGACGTGCAGGCCCTCGCCGGACGGCAGGCCACCCGCCGCGACCCACAGGCCGGGGTACAGGCGGCGGTGCAGGGCAGCCTCGACGGGCTGCGCGCCGGGGGGACCGGAGGCGTGACGCCCATCCTCGACAGCGCCCTGACCCGTATTGGGGACGGCGCGCTGGCCTACCGGGGCGTGGACGCCCTGAGCCTCGCCGACACCGCCACCGTCGAGGAGGTCGCCGCGCTGCTGTGGACCGGCGACCCCGGCACGCGGCCCACGCTGCCGCTGCGCGCCCGGCTGAACCTCAGCCGCCACCCGCGCGCCGACACGCCCCTCGAAGCGCTGGGGTACGCGCTGACGTACGCGGGCGCGCACGACCCGGACGCCCTCGACACCCGCCCGGAAACCGGCCCCCGGCAGGCCGCGCGCATTCTGACATTGCTGCACGCCACCGCTGAACGGCACGCCGGACTACCCCCTGCGCCGGACCTGCCGCTGCACGCCCGGCTGGCCCGCACCTGGGGCCGCCCGGACGGCGCGGACCTGCTGCGCCGCGCGCTGATCCTCCTGGCCGACCACGAACTGAACGTCAGCGCCTTCACCGCGCGGGTCACAGCCAGCGGCGGCGCCAGCCTCGCGCACTGCACGCTGGCCGCACTGAGTGCCCTGCAGGGACCCCGGCACGGCCTGGGCGCGCTGCACGCCCACGACCTCCTGAGTGCCGCCCTGAGCGGCGACGCCCGAGCCGCCCTGCGCGACGCCACCCGCCGCGCCGGGCACGCACCCGGCTTCGGGCACGCCCTCTACCCGCACGGCGACCCGCGCGCCCGCGCGCTGCTGGACGCACTGGACGCGCAGTTCCCGGATCACCCCGTCACGCGCGCCACCCACGCGGTCATCCGCGCGCATGCGGAGGACACCGCCGAACTCCCCAACGTGGACCTGGCACTCGCCGCACTGACCCTCGTGCTGGGCCGCCCCGCCGGGGACGCCGTCACGCTGTTCGCGCTGGCCCGCGTGACGGGCTGGCTGGCCCACGCGCTGGAAACCCGCGCCGGGGGGCAGTTCATCCGCCCCCGCGCCCGCTACGTCGGGCCGACCTGAACCGCCCCCCGCCCGACCTACGTGAGCGCAGCCGCGCCGCGAGAGCCCCGCCCAGGGGCACGCCGCACAGAGACACGCCGCGCAGGGCCGGGAACCCGTGCGTCATACGGACTCCGATTGAATGGGCTGCAAAGGCCATTCAATTCGAGCGGATGCGAGTAGGAGAGAAACGGGTTCCGTCTGTTTCGTTAACAGCCCGGCGCACGCGCTCATCCGGCGCGGGCTCCCTTGAGCAGGTCCAGCAGGGCCACGTCCACGTCGTACCCGCCTTGCCGTTCGAAGTGCGCGCCGGGCCGCCCGTGCCCGACGATGCCGAATGGTCCCTGGAATTCCCACAGGGCGTAGCCCCATCCGAACTCGCGGTACAGGCCGAGCAGGTCGCCGAACCAGCGCAGGGCGTCCGCGTCCGGCGTGTCGCGGTAGCACCCGAACTCGCCGATGTGGACGGGCGTCCCGGTCGCCTGCACCTCGCGCCACGGGGCGTAGAAGTCGCGCAGGGTCTCCTGCGTCCAGGTGAGGCCGCCGTAGCGGGTGCCGGGGTAGTGGGGGTCGCCCGCGCGCCAGCCGTCCCACCAGTCCGCGCCCCAGTGGGAGACGCTCATGGGCTGGTACCCGCGCCCGCTGTGCGTGACGCCCAGGTCCGCGAGTTCCGGCAGGGCGAGGTGCCCGCCGCCCAGCCCGTCAATCACGACGGCCCGTCCGGGGTCGGCGGCGCGGATGGCGGCGACCGCGCGGCGCATCAGGTGGGCGTGACCGTCCCGCGTCAGGCCGTACTGGCCGGGGTCCGGGGGTTCGTTCAGCAGGTCGAAACTCAGGTCGCGGCCCGGCACGCCGGCGTAGCGGACCGCGAGGGTCTGCCACAGGCCCAGGAAGCCCTGCTGGGCGATGTCGTCCGTCCAGAGGTTGTGGATTTCGAGGTCGTTGCGGTTGATGCAGTACCCGGGTGCGCGGTGCAGGTTGAGGCTCAGGTGCAGGCCCCGCTCCTGGCAGGCGCGCAGGTACCCGTCGAGGTGTTCGAACACCCGCTCGTCGGGATGCGCGTAGTCGTGGTCCGTCGTCCAGAAGCGGTAGTCGGTGGGCACGCGCACGAAGTTGAAGCCGTGCCGCGCCATGAAGTCCAGTGCGCGCAGGTCCGGCGCGGCGGGTGCCCGACCGGGTTCCCAGGCGACCATCCACTGGACGTTGAAGCCGTAGTGGGTCACGGGGCACCCTGATCGCTGCCGGTGGCGGTCACCAGGACGGGCGGGGCGTTCAGGGGCGCATGGGCGGGCCGGTGCGGGGGCGCGTCGTGCCGGGGGGGCAGGTCCTGCGCCTGGACGGCGCCGCTGCCGACGGCGCGCACGGTGATGCTGGCGGCCGTGATGTCCGCCGGGAGGGGCAGCGTGAGCGTCTCGCCGGGCAGCAGGTCCAGGTGGTTGTCGCGCGGGGCGTGGGGACCGGCGTCGATCCAGACGCCCCGCGCGGGCCGTTCGGCGCGCAGGGTGAGGGTGTCGCCGGTGACGGTGGCGGTGAGGTGCGGGTCGGGCAGGTCGTGGTACTTGAGCGGTTCGGGCCACAGCGCGGCGCGGCTGCGTTCCTGTCCGTCCACGAGCAGGCGCAGGAACGCCACGCTCCCGCCGGGCAGCTTGAGGTCAGCCAGATGGGGGCCAGCCAGGTCGAGGGGCGTGACGGCGTTCGCGGCGGCCGTGACGGACCACGCGTGCGTCAGGAGGCGCTCGCCGCTCAGGGTCAGGACGTCGAGGTGCACCTGGGCGGGCTGGTCCTCGCCCATGCTGCTGGCGATCCAGGCGCTGAGGCGCTCGTCGTCGCGCCGGGCCTGCACGGCCAGTGGCGCGAGCTCACGCTGGATAGCGTGGTAGGCGGGTTTGGGCAGGCCGCCCGAGTCGATGACGGACCAGCTGGTCACGGGCCAGCAGTCGTTCAGTTGCCACACGAGCGCGCCGGAGACCGCGCGCGCGCCCGCGTGGCCCCAGCGGCCCCGGAAGGCGCGGTAGGCGCTGGTCATCGCGTCGGCCTGCACGGCGCGCGTGGCGTACACGTACTCCGCGAAGTCGCGGGGCGGGTCGAAGGTGTCGCTCAGGTACGCGGCGAGGCGGCGGGCGCCGTCGGGGCGGCCCTGCGGATCGGCCGCCCGGTTGTGGTGTTCCATGACGCGGGAGCCCGCGTGGCGGTCCTCGGGGCGGGTGAAGCGCTCGATCACGTGCAGGCTGGGCGGGGCCTGCAGCCCGAACTCGCTCACGAAGCGGCCCTCGTAGTGGCCGTAGTCGCGGTGGGGGGCCATGACGCCGTGCCAGATCTCCCAGGTGTGCCGGTCCCCGACCGTCTGGTCGTGCGAGGCGGCGCCGCCGGAGGGACTGCCCGGCCAGTACGGCACGTCGGGATTGAGGGTCCGTACGACGTCCGGCAGCAGCCGTTCGTAGATGGTCAGGGCGTCGAAGCGGGCGGGGTCGCCGCCGGGGCCGCTCGCGCCGACGGACTCGGCGATCTGGTAGTCCTCGTTGTTGCCGCACCACAGCGCGAGGCTGGCGTGGTGCCGCAGGCGCCGCACGGCGGCCTGGGCCTCGGCCTGCACGCTGGCCAGGAAGTCCGGGTGGGCGGGGTACATCCCGCAGGCGAACAGGAAGTCCTGCCAGACGAGCAGGCCCAGTTCGTCGCAGGTGTCGTAGAAGGCGTCGTGCTCGTAGATCCCGCCGCCCCACACGCGGATCATGACCATGTTCGCGTCGGCGGCCTGCTGCAGCCGGTGGCGGTACTGTTCGGGCGTCACGCGGTCGAGCAGCAGGTCCTCGGGAATCCAGTTCGCGCCCCCGGCGAAGATGGGCACGCCGTTCACGACGAAGGTGAAGGAGGTGCCCGGTTCGTCCGCCACGGGGTCCTGCCGCAACTCGACCGTGCGGGCGCCCAGGCGGCGCGTGAGGGTGTCCAGGGTCACGCCGCCGCGGTCCAGCGTGACGTGCAGGGTGTACAGCGGCTGCGGGCCGTACCCGCGCGGCCACCACAGCTGCGGGTCCGGGACGTGCAGGCGTGCCTGGAGGGGTTCGCTGTGGGCGTCGAGTGTGGTTCGCGCGACCTCGTGCCCGTCCGGGCCGTGCAGGGTGACGCGCAGCAGGTCGCCGGGCCGGGTGGTTCCGGCGAGCGTGGCGTTCAGGTCCAGCCAGGTGCCGTCCGGGCCGACGGTCAGGGGCGCGTGCAGGTCGTCCAGGCGGGCGTGGTAGGCGTGCAGCGTGACGTCCTTCCACGGTCCGGCGGTCAGGATCACCGGGCCCCAGTCCCAGCCGTAGTGGTACTGCGCCTTGCGGAGGTAGACGCGGCTGGGGTCACCGTTCCACACGGCGCGCGTCCCGTGCCTGGCTTCCAGCGCGCGGCCGTGCGGCAGGACCGGCTCGAAGTGCAGGGTCAGGGTGTTCTCGCCCGCGTGCAGGTGCGCCCTGACGTCCAGGCGGTGAGGGACGAACATGTTGTCGCTGCGCAGCACGGCCGCGCCGTTCAGGCGGACGGTGCAGAGGGTGTCCAGGCCGTCCAGGCACAGGTCCAGGTGGGGAGACTGCAACTGCTCCGGCGTGACGGTGAAGGTCGTGCGGTACGTCCAGGCGGTCTGGCCGACCCACTGCACCTGCGTGTCGTTGAGTCCGTCGAAGGGGTCGGGGATCAGGGCGTGGCGCAGCAGGTCGCCGTGGACGGTGCCGGGGACGGTGGCCTCGAGCCAGTCGCGGGCGCGGCTGTGAGGGTCGGGGGCGTGCGGGGCGCGCAGGGTCCAGCCGGTGAGGGGCGTGCGCTGCGTGAGGGCGTGGGGCTGGGTCATCGGGACTCCTGCGGGCGGGGGAGAAGGGAGGGACGGGCACGGATCAGCCGCGCCAGGAATATGTTTAGTAAACTTTATCGAGAGCGTAGCACCTGCCCCGGAGGCTGTCAAAACACGATGAACGGCGCGTCCATCCGCGCCGCGCCCACCTGCGGACCTCGACCACGGCGGGCGCAGCGGTATAGTCGGCAACGTGCCCAGCGATCAGCGTTTAGCGTCGGCCCCCACCATCCGTGATATCGCGGCCCGCGCCGAGGTCTCGGTCGGGACCGTCTCACGCGCCCTGAAGGGCCAGCCGGGCCTGACCGAGGCGACCCGGGTGCGGGTGCTGCAGGTCGCGCAGGCGATGGGCTACGACCTGGGCAAACTGCGGCCCGTCAAGGCGCGCCGCATCGGATTCCTGCTGCACGAGTCCCACAGCAACCTCGCCAGCAACCCCTTCTACTTCCCCGTGCTGCACGGCGTGGAGGTCGCCTGCCGCAACTCGGCGGTGGCCTTCACGTACTCGCAGGTGGGCGCGTCAGGCGTGGCGGAACTCATCGACCGGCTCGAGGTGGACGGACTGGTCTGCGCCGGGTACTGGGAAAGCGGCGTGCTGGCCGAGATCGTCCGCGCCGGGAAGCCGGTGGTACTGGTCGATCACGCCGCGCCGGGCCTGCCGAGCGTGAACACCGACAACGTCTCCGGCGCGTACCAGGCGACGCAGCACCTGATCGCCACGGGCCGCGCGCGGGTGGCGATGCTGACCGGTCAGGCCGAACACCACAGCATCCGGCAGCGGGTCGAGGGGTACCGGCAGGCCCTGGCCGACGCCGGGCGCGCGCAGGACGAACTGGTCGTGCACCGACTCGTGGACAGCGACGAGGGCGACCAGCAGGCGGCGGCGGCGCTGCTGTCGCTGTCGCCGCGTCCGGACGCCGTGTTCGCGTACAACGACCGCGCGGCGCTGGCCGTCATCCAGGAGTGCGCGCGGCGCGGCCTGCGGGTGCCGGAGGACGTCGCGGTGGTGGGCTTCGACGACATCACGGCCGCCAGTTACAGCCAGCCGGGCCTGACGACCGTCGCCGTGGACAAGGAAGGGCTGGGGCGCGAGGGCGTCCGG encodes:
- a CDS encoding citrate synthase is translated as MTASLTTAQACEQLGVKPATLYAYVSRGLIRSVPGPSGTRQRRYDAGDVQALAGRQATRRDPQAGVQAAVQGSLDGLRAGGTGGVTPILDSALTRIGDGALAYRGVDALSLADTATVEEVAALLWTGDPGTRPTLPLRARLNLSRHPRADTPLEALGYALTYAGAHDPDALDTRPETGPRQAARILTLLHATAERHAGLPPAPDLPLHARLARTWGRPDGADLLRRALILLADHELNVSAFTARVTASGGASLAHCTLAALSALQGPRHGLGALHAHDLLSAALSGDARAALRDATRRAGHAPGFGHALYPHGDPRARALLDALDAQFPDHPVTRATHAVIRAHAEDTAELPNVDLALAALTLVLGRPAGDAVTLFALARVTGWLAHALETRAGGQFIRPRARYVGPT
- a CDS encoding glycoside hydrolase family 5 protein, whose amino-acid sequence is MTHYGFNVQWMVAWEPGRAPAAPDLRALDFMARHGFNFVRVPTDYRFWTTDHDYAHPDERVFEHLDGYLRACQERGLHLSLNLHRAPGYCINRNDLEIHNLWTDDIAQQGFLGLWQTLAVRYAGVPGRDLSFDLLNEPPDPGQYGLTRDGHAHLMRRAVAAIRAADPGRAVVIDGLGGGHLALPELADLGVTHSGRGYQPMSVSHWGADWWDGWRAGDPHYPGTRYGGLTWTQETLRDFYAPWREVQATGTPVHIGEFGCYRDTPDADALRWFGDLLGLYREFGWGYALWEFQGPFGIVGHGRPGAHFERQGGYDVDVALLDLLKGARAG
- a CDS encoding glycoside hydrolase family 2 protein, encoding MTQPHALTQRTPLTGWTLRAPHAPDPHSRARDWLEATVPGTVHGDLLRHALIPDPFDGLNDTQVQWVGQTAWTYRTTFTVTPEQLQSPHLDLCLDGLDTLCTVRLNGAAVLRSDNMFVPHRLDVRAHLHAGENTLTLHFEPVLPHGRALEARHGTRAVWNGDPSRVYLRKAQYHYGWDWGPVILTAGPWKDVTLHAYHARLDDLHAPLTVGPDGTWLDLNATLAGTTRPGDLLRVTLHGPDGHEVARTTLDAHSEPLQARLHVPDPQLWWPRGYGPQPLYTLHVTLDRGGVTLDTLTRRLGARTVELRQDPVADEPGTSFTFVVNGVPIFAGGANWIPEDLLLDRVTPEQYRHRLQQAADANMVMIRVWGGGIYEHDAFYDTCDELGLLVWQDFLFACGMYPAHPDFLASVQAEAQAAVRRLRHHASLALWCGNNEDYQIAESVGASGPGGDPARFDALTIYERLLPDVVRTLNPDVPYWPGSPSGGAASHDQTVGDRHTWEIWHGVMAPHRDYGHYEGRFVSEFGLQAPPSLHVIERFTRPEDRHAGSRVMEHHNRAADPQGRPDGARRLAAYLSDTFDPPRDFAEYVYATRAVQADAMTSAYRAFRGRWGHAGARAVSGALVWQLNDCWPVTSWSVIDSGGLPKPAYHAIQRELAPLAVQARRDDERLSAWIASSMGEDQPAQVHLDVLTLSGERLLTHAWSVTAAANAVTPLDLAGPHLADLKLPGGSVAFLRLLVDGQERSRAALWPEPLKYHDLPDPHLTATVTGDTLTLRAERPARGVWIDAGPHAPRDNHLDLLPGETLTLPLPADITAASITVRAVGSGAVQAQDLPPRHDAPPHRPAHAPLNAPPVLVTATGSDQGAP
- a CDS encoding LacI family DNA-binding transcriptional regulator yields the protein MPSDQRLASAPTIRDIAARAEVSVGTVSRALKGQPGLTEATRVRVLQVAQAMGYDLGKLRPVKARRIGFLLHESHSNLASNPFYFPVLHGVEVACRNSAVAFTYSQVGASGVAELIDRLEVDGLVCAGYWESGVLAEIVRAGKPVVLVDHAAPGLPSVNTDNVSGAYQATQHLIATGRARVAMLTGQAEHHSIRQRVEGYRQALADAGRAQDELVVHRLVDSDEGDQQAAAALLSLSPRPDAVFAYNDRAALAVIQECARRGLRVPEDVAVVGFDDITAASYSQPGLTTVAVDKEGLGREGVRLLLHPRPSERAQVVVPVRLVIRGSSRAAR
- a CDS encoding pyruvate carboxyltransferase, with product MTQDSPAVRDVPTPDLFPTAFPAEAFPQVVWEDGERPASLPAQAWTTETTHRDGQQGGLPLTTADGLRIYDLMGRFTGNSGALRQAEFFVYRPADRAMLEGALERWRGGHPVEPTTWIRATRRDAELVAGLGVRETGMLASASDYHTFHKFTPGGRVQAARTYLDAVQAVLDAGLRPRLHLEDATRAPREFILPFVEAVQALAAPFPDSQAPKFRVCDTMGVGLPLEGAAWPRSVPRMIRELRAAGLSAQSLEFHPHNDTHLVVANSLAAVLAGCAAINGTLLGKGERTGNAPLEGVLLHLSGLGLTGDADFTVLNDLNDLYETLGQGVPAKYPLFGRDAHRTRAGIHADGLNKFWPMYAPFNVPALLGRPLDLSLTKDSGVAGLIFLIRQHTGTELGKDHAGLRALHESLTAEFDAGRQTAVEWEEIADRALPLAAHTPT